A genome region from Schlesneria paludicola DSM 18645 includes the following:
- a CDS encoding cyanophycinase, whose amino-acid sequence MMRIQLRESPEPPISRTWLLVFASLLFCCEVGGMLQTCQSAEPEASADYNPQITTTGTLFICGGGILPGNLIDRFIEYGGGPEARVVIISSASYYADLDIQNRLSGWYDRLSENQIASLNILHTRSREEADQSEFSQILDSATAVWFLGGNQNWISQVYVGTKTEERLHAVLARGGAVGGSSAGAAIMSRCMIADGKHEPILSTGLGFLPGTIVDQHFRKRDRLGRLMRALELRPGLVGIGIDEGTALIVRGRTLEVMGESDAAICLAPSQHRPSRIESLTPGNRADLVALRRAASARAESTSIASSLGFPDVPNGTLVIAGGGPTPKEVADSFLKAAGGSESPIVVVSNAFGETPPELAEVCGWLSAAGAKNVQLLHPRSAEELRSPNLIALLKEARGIWFTGGRQWRLVDAFLDTPIETLFHDVLRRGGVIGGTSAGATIQGEYLVRGNPLGNEEMLTEGYDRGFGFLQGVAIDQHFSQRERLDDMAQLKKTHPEMIGLGVDESTAMIVRGTTMQVVGQHNVTVFDRPAESQSNTPEFAVLRSGERYDFRQRRRMEATATAELATPTK is encoded by the coding sequence ATGATGAGGATTCAACTTCGCGAATCTCCTGAACCACCTATTTCTCGAACATGGCTTCTCGTCTTTGCATCGTTGTTATTCTGCTGTGAAGTCGGCGGCATGTTGCAAACCTGCCAATCTGCTGAGCCCGAAGCATCTGCCGATTACAATCCGCAGATCACCACTACCGGTACGTTGTTCATCTGCGGCGGCGGAATTCTGCCCGGAAATCTGATTGATCGATTTATCGAGTATGGTGGCGGGCCTGAAGCTCGCGTCGTCATTATCAGTTCTGCCAGTTATTACGCGGACCTGGATATTCAGAATCGACTGTCAGGCTGGTATGACCGTCTGTCAGAAAACCAGATTGCCTCTCTTAACATTCTGCACACGCGTTCACGAGAAGAAGCCGACCAGTCCGAATTCTCGCAGATTCTGGATTCCGCGACTGCAGTTTGGTTCCTCGGCGGCAACCAGAACTGGATCTCGCAAGTTTATGTGGGCACGAAAACCGAAGAGCGATTGCACGCGGTTCTCGCTCGTGGCGGCGCTGTCGGAGGCAGTTCAGCGGGCGCCGCAATTATGTCGCGATGCATGATCGCTGATGGAAAACACGAACCAATCCTCTCAACGGGACTGGGATTTCTTCCCGGTACGATCGTTGATCAACACTTTCGCAAACGAGACCGACTGGGGCGATTGATGCGGGCACTTGAGCTTCGCCCGGGACTCGTCGGAATCGGCATTGATGAAGGCACAGCATTGATCGTCCGCGGGCGCACGTTAGAAGTCATGGGCGAATCGGATGCGGCGATTTGCCTTGCCCCCTCGCAACATCGCCCGTCGCGCATCGAATCGTTGACGCCAGGCAATCGCGCCGACCTCGTCGCGTTGCGACGCGCGGCCTCTGCCAGAGCCGAATCGACATCCATCGCCAGTTCGCTGGGATTTCCTGACGTTCCAAATGGGACCTTGGTCATCGCGGGCGGCGGCCCCACCCCGAAGGAAGTCGCAGATTCGTTTCTGAAGGCAGCAGGAGGATCAGAGTCGCCAATCGTCGTTGTCTCAAATGCGTTCGGCGAAACGCCACCTGAGCTCGCCGAGGTCTGCGGTTGGCTCAGTGCAGCCGGTGCCAAGAATGTCCAATTACTTCATCCCAGATCCGCTGAAGAGCTGCGTAGCCCCAATCTGATTGCTCTGCTGAAAGAAGCACGCGGCATCTGGTTCACAGGCGGACGGCAATGGCGGTTGGTTGACGCATTCCTGGATACACCAATCGAAACGCTGTTTCACGACGTCTTGCGGCGCGGCGGTGTGATTGGCGGAACGTCGGCCGGCGCAACAATCCAAGGCGAGTATCTTGTTCGCGGGAACCCTCTAGGCAACGAAGAAATGTTGACCGAAGGATACGATCGTGGATTTGGCTTCTTACAAGGAGTTGCGATCGATCAGCATTTCAGCCAGCGAGAGCGACTCGATGATATGGCGCAGCTGAAGAAAACCCATCCGGAAATGATCGGGCTGGGGGTCGACGAATCGACCGCAATGATTGTTCGAGGAACCACGATGCAGGTTGTGGGACAGCATAATGTCACGGTCTTCGATCGACCGGCCGAATCACAATCCAATACACCGGAATTTGCAGTGCTGCGATCGGGCGAACGTTACGACTTCCGCCAACGACGGCGAATGGAAGCGACCGCAACGGCCGAGCTTGCAACGCCGACGAAATGA